In the genome of candidate division WOR-3 bacterium, the window TTGGTGCAATCATAGGGGGTATAGCTGGTCTTATTTACGGCGGACTCTTTGGTGCTATTATAGGTCTTGTTGTAGGCGGCGTGGTAGGTGTGATACTTCCATTTGTAATTACGCCTGTTTTTTTATATTTACTTATTCGCACTCTGTTATCCTATCACCACATAAACCGAGAGGCGTCCGAAATTCTCTTACCGGCTGCCACACAAAAAAATTACCAAGATCGTATAGACAAAGTACAATCTGAGATAGAAGATAAAAGAAAAAACATAGAACAGCAAATTGTGAATAAAGTTTTTAAAATGGACAGCATTGAGATTAATAAAGAATTGCAATCTTTAACAACCACCACGAATAGCAAGCAGGTATAACCATGGGAATAGTCTGCCCGAAATGTAATTCATCAAATCGTGACATCGCCAAATATTGTAAATTCTGCGGTTCAAAATTAGTTCTGCCTTCATTTCAATTAGAAGACCTTGTTGGTCTTGATGATATAAAACAACGAATTCAAAGTATTATCAATATTGCTCAAGGAATGGAAAAGCGGCGTAAAATAGGGCAACCTGTCTCAAAACAAAATCTCCATACAGTCATTATCGGCAATACGGGCACCGGAAAAAGTAGAATTGGGGAAATATTATGTGGGGTCTTTTATAAATATGGAATAACCTCTAAGGAAGATGCCTTAACAGTAGATGCGGTTGACTGGGCAAAATTTACCAAGGACTTTGAACAGAATTTCCAGAAGGCAAAAGGCGGTATCCTCTTTATTGATAATGTTCAAAAATTGGTGCCTGCTGGTTATTCAGGTGAGATAAACCCACTTGATAAACTTTTCAGTGAGATGGAGAAATCAAAGTATGACCCAATTATCATCCTTGCCGGATTACCTAAAGGCTTAAAGGAATATCTTGAGGAAAATCCCAGTATCAAAGGTAGATTCAAATACATCTTTGAAATTCCTGATTTCAATGCCGACCAATTATTCCAGATTGCGGAAAACGAATTAAAGAAGCAAGGCTTTACCCTTAATGAAGATGCAAATCAAAGATTAAAAAAATTATTTAAACATCTTGTTAAAACCAAAGATGATTCATTTAGTAATGCCCGTGAAGCGATAAAACAGGTTGAGGAGATTATTAGTAATTATTATCTCCGTATCTCAGCGGGTGCCAATGATGACTGTATTATAATTCCTGAGGATATTAAGGGTGAATTTCCTGAAGAAAAGACTGTGGAAGAAATTTTTGAGGAACTCAATGAACTTATTGGTATGGAAAATGTTAAGACCGAGGTGCGGAATCTAATAAATACAATAAGAATTCAGAAAGAAAGGGCTGAACAATTAGGGGAGACATATAAGCTTGGTATTCATATCGTAATGACTGGAAATCCAGGAACGGGTAAGACGACCGTTGCCAGGAAACTCGGTGAAATATTTCAAGCAATTGGATTGCTTGATAGAGGTCATTTGGTTGAGGTTGACCGTAGCAAGATGGTTGCTCAGTATGTAGGACAGACTGCACCACAGGTAAATAAACTTTGTGATAGTGCGATGGGTGGAATTCTTTTCATTGATGAGGCATATACTCTTGCTCCAGAGAATGTCGTTGATTCCTTTGGTAAAGAGGCGATAGATACATTGTTAAAGAGAATGGAGGACGACCGGGGTAAGTTTATTGTGATTGTGGCAGGTTATCCCAAAGAGATGCAGAACTTTATCAATGCCAATCCCGGTTTACCATCCCGCTTCAATACCTATTTCCATTTTGAGGATTATCAGCCCGATGAGTTACTGGGGATTTTCAAGAAGATGGCTGAAAAAAACAAATACGAGATTGAAGATAAAGCAGAAGAAAAATTAAAAGGGATATTTACTTCAATGTATGAAAGGCGGGATAAAACCTTCGCAAATGGTAGAGAGGTGAGAAAGCTCTTTGAGGAATGTATTAAGATGCAGGCCAATAGGCTATCTGCCCTAAAGGATTATGACAAGAAAGAGTTATCAATCATCAGGGTTGAGGATATTCCGCCAAAGTATGAGATAGAAAAGGTTGTCAGTATAGAAGATGCATTGAAGAAATTGGAAGGTCTCATTGGGCTTCAGGCAGTAAAGAGGGAAGTTAAAAAACTCATTGATTACCTTCAGGTTGAAAGGGCGCGTGCTTCAGCAGGTATAAAAGAGACGATGCTAAATTTGCACTTTGTCTTCCGCGGGAATCCTGGTACAGGCAAGACCACCGTTGCCCGCATCCTTGCTGATGTCTTTAAAGCGATGGGATTGTTGAGTAAGGGGCATCTCGTAGAGGTTGATAGGTCTGGGCTTGTTGCTGAATATGTTGGTCAGACTGCACCCAAGACAAATAGGGTTATTGACAATGCAATGGGTGGTATTTTATTTATAGATGAAGCATACACACTTGCGCCACAGAAAGGAGGGGTGGGGCATGACTTTGGCAAAGAGGCGATTGATACTTTGCTCAAGAGAATGGAAGACGATAGAGGGAAGTTTATTGTGATTGTGGCAGGTTATCCTGAGCCAATGGAAGATTTTATAAATGCCAATCCTGGTCTTCAATCAAGATTTACAAAGTATATTGATTTTGAAGACTACAAGCCAGAAGAGTTAAAGGCAATATTTATTTCAATGGTAGAGAAAAAAGGAATGAAACTTGGAGAAGGTGTAGAAGAATATCTGGAGAGACTATTTACGGATATTTACAACAAAAGGGATAGAAATTTTGCTAATGCCAGGACGGTCAGAAACATCTTTGAGATGGTCTTACAGAATCAATCCGCCAGGGTTGCTGAACTTATGCAAAAGGCTCCTGTAGAACCAGAGGTTTTGAATACAATCACAGTTGAAGACCTTAAAATGGGTTAATATGGTTTCGAAGCAGACTATCCCGTTTATTATTGGGGTAGGGACCTTAGTCCCATATCAACATAATGGAAGGTAATGTAGGGCAAGGTTTCAAAACCTTGTAGGAGGTTAAAATGGACTTAAACGGAGTTTTAATTCAAGCAGCAAAAGATGGTAATATGTTTGTCTTAAAAGCTGCGATTGAGAAAGGTGCTGATATTAATGCTAAAGATAAGTATGGCTGGACTGCTTTGATGTGGGCGTCAATTAATGGACATACCGAGACTGTAGAATATCTTAAAGAAAAAGGCGCTGATACAAGAGAAATTATTAAGGTGTTGATATCAAAGCTAAAGATAAAAATATTAGCAGCGAAAAAACCGACGCAGCCACAATATCCAAACAAAGATTTATCCAGGGAATTAGATGATGAAACTCCTTTAGTAGTATATGCCCCCAAGGAGATACACTACTTTCCATTTGGAGTGATTCCTAAAGGAGCCCCAGTAAATATATTTGCAGTTCTTTCAACCGTTGCTAATGGTCTATTTAAACTCACTGGTAAAACACATGGAAAAGACCCTGTTATTGGTGGTGTCCAGATATTAGGAGAACTGGGAATTAAAAGTAAAGAAGTGGTCAAAATCTTAAAAATAGCACTTGAGGACAATAATGAAGGGGTAAAACAGTCAGCAGATGAGGCACTTAAAAAATTGGGCATTAAATGAGAAAAATCAAAAATATAGCTTTAGGGTGGAGTGAGAATAATGATATGTGCCTTTTGTAAAGCCGATATTGAGAGTGATTCCTTCTATTGTGACCAGTGTGGACAGGAAATTTTAGTCTGTCCAAAGTGTAATAAACCGGGCAAGGGCAAGGTTTGTACACAGGATGGGACTTCTCTTGTAACAGCAAAAAGTCTTTCTTCAACTGCAAAAGTTGGGGTGGGTGGTCCGCAATTACCACCTGCACCCGCTGGTGAATTGCATTTAATAAATAGAACCCTTAATCTTGATATTAAAATCACAAAAGATGCCTTAATCGGCAGACTATATGGAGATTTTGTGGACATATTTGGAAAATATGATACAGTTTCAGGCAGACACCTCAAAATCGTTTTTGACCCGCAGAAGGGCTGGCTTGCCACGGATTTAGGCTCAACTAATGGCACAAAGTATAATAATTTACCTTTAGTTCCCAATCAACCACAAGTTCTCGCTGATAAATCATATCTACAAATTGCCAATATAGAATTTTTTATAGAAATTAAAAAACCAACACCAACGACTGGGACCAGGAGGATATAAATGAAGTTAAAGATTTCTGCAATAAGTGACAAAGGGTGTGTGAGAGAACATAATGAGGATATGGTGTTAATTGGTGATGATATATTTCGTGATGATAAGAGAGATTTGGTCTTAGATTTAAAAGACAAGCAGAAATTCTTTGTCGCGGTTGCCGATGGTATGGGCGGGCATAATGCCGGTGAGGTTGCAAGTGAATTGGTTTTAAGAAAAATTGTTGAGAAAGTGCAGGCAATAGAAGAAGGATTGACAGAAAAGGACCTTGCTGATAGATTTTCTATATGGGCAAAGGAAATTCATTCATTTATCTTGGAGGAGGGGAATAAAGACATCAATAAAAAGGGAATGGGTTCTACTTTAATTGGGGTTCTATTCTATGGTGAAAATGTTTATTATATTAATGTTGGTGATAGTCGGTTATACAGATTGAGAAGGGGTAATCTTGCGCAGATTTCAAAAGACCACTCTCTGCAGGAAGCAATGGGTAGTAAAGAAGCACCTTCAAATATTATCTTAAATTCTTTTGGCGGTGGAGAAAGGATTTTTATTGATTTCCATCCTGCTGGTGGTGTCATATTAAACGGTGATATATTACTCCT includes:
- a CDS encoding AAA family ATPase; amino-acid sequence: MGIVCPKCNSSNRDIAKYCKFCGSKLVLPSFQLEDLVGLDDIKQRIQSIINIAQGMEKRRKIGQPVSKQNLHTVIIGNTGTGKSRIGEILCGVFYKYGITSKEDALTVDAVDWAKFTKDFEQNFQKAKGGILFIDNVQKLVPAGYSGEINPLDKLFSEMEKSKYDPIIILAGLPKGLKEYLEENPSIKGRFKYIFEIPDFNADQLFQIAENELKKQGFTLNEDANQRLKKLFKHLVKTKDDSFSNAREAIKQVEEIISNYYLRISAGANDDCIIIPEDIKGEFPEEKTVEEIFEELNELIGMENVKTEVRNLINTIRIQKERAEQLGETYKLGIHIVMTGNPGTGKTTVARKLGEIFQAIGLLDRGHLVEVDRSKMVAQYVGQTAPQVNKLCDSAMGGILFIDEAYTLAPENVVDSFGKEAIDTLLKRMEDDRGKFIVIVAGYPKEMQNFINANPGLPSRFNTYFHFEDYQPDELLGIFKKMAEKNKYEIEDKAEEKLKGIFTSMYERRDKTFANGREVRKLFEECIKMQANRLSALKDYDKKELSIIRVEDIPPKYEIEKVVSIEDALKKLEGLIGLQAVKREVKKLIDYLQVERARASAGIKETMLNLHFVFRGNPGTGKTTVARILADVFKAMGLLSKGHLVEVDRSGLVAEYVGQTAPKTNRVIDNAMGGILFIDEAYTLAPQKGGVGHDFGKEAIDTLLKRMEDDRGKFIVIVAGYPEPMEDFINANPGLQSRFTKYIDFEDYKPEELKAIFISMVEKKGMKLGEGVEEYLERLFTDIYNKRDRNFANARTVRNIFEMVLQNQSARVAELMQKAPVEPEVLNTITVEDLKMG
- a CDS encoding ankyrin repeat domain-containing protein, with the translated sequence MDLNGVLIQAAKDGNMFVLKAAIEKGADINAKDKYGWTALMWASINGHTETVEYLKEKGADTREIIKVLISKLKIKILAAKKPTQPQYPNKDLSRELDDETPLVVYAPKEIHYFPFGVIPKGAPVNIFAVLSTVANGLFKLTGKTHGKDPVIGGVQILGELGIKSKEVVKILKIALEDNNEGVKQSADEALKKLGIK
- a CDS encoding FHA domain-containing protein, whose translation is MICAFCKADIESDSFYCDQCGQEILVCPKCNKPGKGKVCTQDGTSLVTAKSLSSTAKVGVGGPQLPPAPAGELHLINRTLNLDIKITKDALIGRLYGDFVDIFGKYDTVSGRHLKIVFDPQKGWLATDLGSTNGTKYNNLPLVPNQPQVLADKSYLQIANIEFFIEIKKPTPTTGTRRI
- a CDS encoding protein phosphatase 2C domain-containing protein is translated as MKLKISAISDKGCVREHNEDMVLIGDDIFRDDKRDLVLDLKDKQKFFVAVADGMGGHNAGEVASELVLRKIVEKVQAIEEGLTEKDLADRFSIWAKEIHSFILEEGNKDINKKGMGSTLIGVLFYGENVYYINVGDSRLYRLRRGNLAQISKDHSLQEAMGSKEAPSNIILNSFGGGERIFIDFHPAGGVILNGDILLLCSDGLSDMLSDDEIEGILNNEKDNAVDRLLDEAKRKGGEDNISIILIYISLDDFSIEIQASQDGK